The genomic DNA ATTGGATTACCGCTATAGGCTGAGCGAGCACATCTTCAAGCGTATAAACTTTGGTAGGTAAGTACAAACTGGCTACATAAATATCCATAAAAAATTTACTGCGCACGCCCGCACCATTTAATATTAATGGTTGCTCTGCAACATTCATTTGCTCAGCAACATCAACATCGGCAATCATTCTTGCTTGCACCAACAACGGCAGCGTCAACACTAAACAGCCAATTAAAGCTAATAACTTCATCTAAACTCTCTAAAAAAAAACAATATAAATAACCACTGTATAAACCATTACAACATGAACGACTGCAATATCAGCCATTCATCCCATTAATTTGCTCAATTATTAGCTCAATTATTAGCTTAAGTACGCTTAGATTAACGACTCATAAACTAACCACGAACGCCTAACTTATATTGGCCATTTTGTTGAAACATCAACGCTTGCTTGTGCTTTGGCGCCATTAAAATAGGACCATCATCAAAAAATAAAAAACTCTTCCAATTGCGCACGAACACACACCAGCGCGTTTCAATGATTTGGTACTTTTCATAGCAAAAATATACAACCGTATCATCAGGCCATTGAATATGTTTAGTAATCGCTTCAGGCATCGCAATATCATCAGAGTCCCACGCCGATTGCCAATGATCCGTTGCAGTCCAAGCATCTTGCTTTGCTGGCCAATCACCTTTCTCGAATAGTTCCGCACGGCTGCTTTTATTGCTTATCCACTTATCCCACACTTCCATGGCACTTTTATCGGTCAGTGGTTTAATCAAGGCCTTATCATCATCTGACACAGGCAAATCTTTATGGTTAAAAATCCACTTACGCTTATAAAGATCAAACGGAATATATGAATATGACAAACAATTGCTCCTAGCAACTAAAAATGAAACGCAATTATAGCGCTAAAGCGGATCAGACTGCGATAGCAACAGAGATAAATGATCTGCCAATTTACCAAAAAAAATTATCAAAAAAGATAATCAAAAAAAATGCCAATCGAAAAGATAATCAAAAAATTAATCAAGGATCATAGCCGCCATAACCAACACGTGGCGAAAGGTAAACGCGATGTATTTCCCAGTCGGCACAGCCAATCAGCTAACCTAATAGCAATAGCAAAAGGAATCGATAACGCGGATAAAGGCCGCGGTGGCATTGCATCACCAAACGCGCAGCGCGCTGTTGTTATACAGCGCGGCACTGAAAAATCTTTTTAAGCCGCCAGTGTCAGGATTGTAGTCACCATTGATGATTACGGTGCACCATAGCAAGCTAGTGTGTTATGCATGGCGGTAATACAATACTTCATGATGTCAATCACCAGCAAATCGTGAGGTCATAATCACCTGTCGATAGACAGAGATTTAAGCAAGAGTCAGTATCACAGCAAACAAACACCTATGCCCTCTTAGATATTGAACATGTTAGAGCTGCGTTGGGGATGACTACGGCGCATTTGTTAGGGACTGATGCGCAAGTGTCTAAGATTGACAGAATAGAGCAGCGCTCGGCAGATGAGAGTCGAGAGCCAGTAGAAAGCACGAGCAGTTTTAACTTAAGTCTTTGATTGTTGGAGTGTCACCATGTTCCATTACAGAACCTATGCCATTATCACTAGCAGTGATATCCGAATACATTTTGCTAGTGCCAATGATTTGATGATTAGCCGCTTTGAGATGGAAATAGGGCTTAGCATTTTTAGCGGTTACTTTGGAAAATTTTGATTCATCTTGGGAATTATTTTGAACTGACCCGATACCATTGCTTGCACCACTTTTTGCACTGTATAGCTCACTAGTAAGAAGACCTCTACATTTCCAGCCTTCAGAACAAACTTAAATTGATCATTGCTGCTTTTGCTTAACTCATACCATCCAGACATAAATTAACTCCTT from Shewanella psychromarinicola includes the following:
- a CDS encoding DUF2947 domain-containing protein, with amino-acid sequence MSYSYIPFDLYKRKWIFNHKDLPVSDDDKALIKPLTDKSAMEVWDKWISNKSSRAELFEKGDWPAKQDAWTATDHWQSAWDSDDIAMPEAITKHIQWPDDTVVYFCYEKYQIIETRWCVFVRNWKSFLFFDDGPILMAPKHKQALMFQQNGQYKLGVRG
- a CDS encoding YegP family protein is translated as MGSVQNNSQDESKFSKVTAKNAKPYFHLKAANHQIIGTSKMYSDITASDNGIGSVMEHGDTPTIKDLS